The Dyadobacter sp. 676 DNA window CCGAAAAAACCTTCGCGTTCGGCACCAGTGCGGTACGAAATGCGGAAAACCGTCACGAGTTCTGCTCCGAAATCCTGCAAAAAACGAATATCGAAGTGACGGTCATCGACGGCAACCGCGAGGCCGAATACATTTATCACGGTGTCCGCACGGGTGCCGACATCGGCGACGAACCCTCTCTGATCATGGATATCGGTGGCGGAAGCGTCGAATTTATCATTGGCAACCACTCCCAGATTTTCTGGAAACAGAGTTTTGAAATAGGCGGTCAGCGGCTGATGGAAAAATTCATGCGCAACGACCCGCTTTCGCCGGGCGATCGCCGGAGCCTGTACAATCATTTCGAAGAGAACCTCATTCCCCTCTCCAATGCGGTACATCAATATGCGCCCGCAAAGCTGGTAGGTTCATCCGGCACGTTCGATACACTTGTGGACATTGATTTTCACCACCGCACCAACGACTGGCCACCCGCAGGCCAAACCGACTTCGACATTCCCCTGGAAGAGTTTTACCGTACCTACGCCCTCGTCCTTACCCGCAACCACGATGAACGCATGGCGATTCCGGGGATGATCGCGCTACGGGTCGATATGATCGTCGTGGCGGTGTGCCTGATCGACTATGTGCTCAAAACGCACGGCATCAGGCAAATCCAGGTTTCGAAATATGCCCTCAAAGAAGGTGTCCTGGCGGAACTGATGGCCAGATAACAACGCGTTCCCCTTTATTTAAACCTCATACTTATTCAAAATCAACCAACTCTATGCGATTAATGCGTTACCTACTCCTCGCGGTGCTGGCATGCGTGTATATGAACGACGCGCACGCGCAACGAAAGAAAAAGAAAGAAAAACAGGAAGATGTAAAAATCGACAAAGCCGTGGACGCCGTCGCCTCAGCCGTCAAGGACAAGCTCAAAGACGAAAAGAAGAAAGGCCCGAAAGCATTCAAAGATCTGATAGACAGCACCAATGCAGTGAGCCAGAAAGGCATGATCTCGGTACACAAGGTGGATGATAAGTGGTATTTCGAAATACCCGACTCGCTCCTGAACCGCGATATCATGACGGTTACCCGTTATTCCAAAACTGCCGCGGGCGGGGGGATTTTCGGTGGCGAAGAAGTGAACCGGCAAATGATCCGCTGGGAAAAAGGAATGGATAATAACCTGCTGCTGAGGTCGGTGACGATCGTGGTCACCAGTCCCGACAGCACCAAACCTATTTTTCAGGCAGTCAAAAATTCTAACTCCGATCCGATTATAGGTGTTTTTGATATTAAAGCAATTAAAAAAAGAACCCGCGAATGCTTCGGTGATCGACGTCACCGATTTCTTCAACTCGGACAACCAGGTGTTTTCGCTGAGCTCGGTAAGCAAGCAGTTGCTGAAACTCGCCGCATTCAAGAAAGAGGCCTCGTTTATTTCCAAAATCAGCACGTACCCGATCAATACCGAAATTCGCACGATCAAAACCTTTAATGTAACGCCCCAGTTGCTGACTCCCGCACCGGTTCCCTCGATTGGCCAGTACCTTCCTTCGGGCCTCGATGCGGGCGTCGTGACGTTCGAAATGAACTCTTCGCTGATACTGCTTCCAAAAGTGCCGATGAAAAAACGCATTTTCGATAGCCGGGTAGGTTATTTTGCCAACCAATACGCCGTTTTCGGCGAAGAATCCCAACGTTCGGACACGGAGGTATTTGCCGTAAGATGGCGCCTCGAACCCAAAAATGCGGAGGACGCACGCAAACAGCAAAACGGCGAGCTGATCGAGCCCAAAAAGCCGATCGTTTACTACATCGACCCGGCTACACCCGAAAAATGGCGCAAATACCTGAAAGCGGGCGTCGACGACTGGCAGGCTGCATTTGAAAAGGCAGGTTGGAGAAATGCGATCCGAGGCGAGTACTGGCCCGAAAACGACACGACCATGAGCCTCGAAGATGCACGTTACTCGGTGATCCGGTATTTCGCGGCCGACATCCAGAATGCCTACGGACCTAACGTACACGACCCTCGCAGCGGCGAGATACTGGAAAGCCACATCGGCTGGTACCATAACGTAATGCGTTTGTTGCGCAACTGGTACATCATCCAGGCCGCTGCGGTGGATCCGAAAGCACGTACGAAAAAGTTTGATGACGAATTGATGGGCCAACTCGTCCGTTTCGTATCGTCGCACGAGATCGGCCATACCCTGGGACTTCGCCACAATATGGGCGCAAGTTCGGCCACGCCGGTTGAAAAACTGCGTGATAAGGCATGGGTGGAGCAGCACGGGCACACCTCGTCGATCATGGATTATGCCCGTTTCAATTACGTGGCGCAGCCGGAAGACGGCATCACCAACCTCTTTCCGCGCATCGGCGATTACGACAAATGGGCCATTCAATGGGGTTACAGCAATTTCCCCGATGCCAGGGACGCCCAGACTGAAAAACTGGCCTTGAACACCCTCACCAAGGAGGCTTACAAAGACAACCGGCTGCATTTCGGAACGGAAATCAGCCCCTACGACCCGCGTTACCAGACGGAGGATCTGGGCGACAATGCCATGAAAGCTTCCGAATACGGCATCAAAAACCTGAAACGCATTATGCCGAACCTGATCGAATGGAGCAGGGAAGACGGCGAAAGCTATAAAGAGCTGGACGAAATCTATGGCAATGTGGTAACGCAATACCGCCGTTACCTCGGCCATGTGATAAAAAACGTAGGCGGTATTTACGACACCCCGACCACCTACGACATGGAAGGGCCCACCTTCACCACTGTTCCAAAAGCCACTCAGAAGGAGGCGATCGATTTCCTGAATACACAGCTTTTCAAAACACCGACCTGGCTACTTGACCAGAACATACTTAATAAAGTGAAGCCTGAAACCGGTGTAGAGGCGGTTAAGGCATTGCAGGATTACGCGCTAACCGCCCTCTTTGCAGGCGATCGCGCCGTGCGGCTGATGGAGACGGGCGTTTCGGCTAAGAACTACACGCTGGATGACCTTTTCACTGATCTGGAAACGGGAATATGGTCGGAAATCAAAACCGGCAAGCCGATTGACCTGTATCGAAGAAATCTCCAGAAAGTATATGCCGAAAAGCTGATTTCTCTGCTGAAACCAGGCCGCGCGAATGTTCAATCGATTCCCGTTGGCATCACTTACGGCTTTTCCACGCGCTCGGTGGAACTTGAAAAAACGGATTTACCGTCAATCGCACGGGCACATTTGGAAAGCCTGAGAGTGACGGTGAATGCTGCCGTTGCAAAAAGCACCGATAAAAACACGCGCTACCATTTACAGGATGTTTCACAAAGAATCAGGCAGGCGCTGGATCCGAAATAATGTTTTCCCGAAACAGGCAAGTCGGCAACGGCTTGCCTGTTTGTTTTAAAATCTGTTGATCGATGTCTGAACTCGTCCGGCTACTCCGCCATCACCCCGCATTCACAGCCATTGTACAAAACGGCAAACCCTACCGAAAGCTGGATTTTACAGCCGGCAATACCGGTCTGTTAACAAGGGATTTATCCGAAACAACGGATTTCAACGCCTACGTTTTCAACGAGCTACTCTCCGGGAGCACTTTTAACGGGATTGGCGGCTACGACGAAGACCGCGTGATTTACAGGCACCGCAAACATTTCACTACCGACATCGAAAAGCCCCGGAGCATTCACCTGGGAGTCGATATCTGGGCGGAGGCCGGCACTCCGCTTTATGCCCCGCTCGACGCGACTGTGCACAGTTTCGCATTCAACGACCATTATGGGGATTATGGCCCAACCATTATTCTTGCGCATAAATTAAGCGGGATAACCTTCTTTACGCTCTATGGACATTTATCATTAAGCTCATTGGAAGGCTTACACGAAGGCAAAACGATCCGGGCCGGCGAACGCTTCGCCGCCATCGGCCCTTACCCTGAAAACGGCGACTGGCCGCCGCATTTGCATTTCCAGGTTATCAGGGATATGGGAAGTTACCGGGGCGATTTCCCCGGCGTTTGCAATGCCGCGGATCGGGGTTATTATCTGGATTTATGTCCTGATCCGGAGTTGATTTTGAGAATAAAAGCTTAGAAATTATGCGCATATCTGAAAGTTTATGCGCATATTAGTGGTATGAAAACTCGCTTGAATATCACGATCGAAGATACTGTTCTGGCATACATTAAAAGCTATGCGGCTGCGCGGCAGGTCAGTGTTTCTCAGATTATTGAGGATCATTTGAAATCTATTGCACGGTCTGCCGAACAAAAGCGCAACATTCTCGAAGTAGTGGATGAAATGGATGCGCCCATTAGTATAAATGCCGATCAAGACCTTGTGAAAGCCTATCACGAAGCCCGTTCAGAAAAATATGGCAGTTAGCGCTTTTCTCGATGCCAACATTATTCTCGATTTTCTTTTGAAAAGAAAAGATTATGAAAATGCCAGGAAAGTCATGGTGCTTGTATTGGAAAAGAAAATCAAAGCCTTCATTTCTCCCTCCATTTTGCATATTGTAAGCTACTGGCTAACCAAAGCTTACGGAAGTGCCAAGTCCAAAGATCTTCTATTGCTCCTTCTTTCAGATGTCAGGATTATCGATGCCGGTCACGACGTTGTGAACCTCGCTCTAACTTCTCAAATAGACGATATTGAAGATGCCCTGCAATATTATACCGCAATTCATCACAAAATAGACTTCTTTCTTAGCAGGGATAAAAAACTGAAAAAGGATGCCCTAACGCTCTTACCCGTTTACGACATCCCCGGTTTTCTAAATCTGCTTGATAAGCAATACACCTGAACTGCTCAGGACTTCCTCTCTAAATTTGGCAAAAATCCGGTTAGCAGCCCGATCAACGGCAAAAACGAGCAAATCCAGAAGACGTATTCGATACTCGTCTTGTCGGCCAGCGTACCAAGAATAGCCGAGCCGATACCCGCAATACCAAATGCGAAACCGAAGAACAAACCGGCGATCATTCCTACTTTTCCCGGGATCAGCTCCTGCGCGTACACGAGGATCGCGGAGAATGCCGAAGACAGGATCAGTCCGATGATGCAGCTCAATACGCCTGTCCAGAAAAGATCGACATAAGGCAGTAACAGCGCAAAAGGTGCCGCGCCGAGGATCGAGATCCATATTACATACTTACGGCCAATTTTGTCCCCGACAGGCCCGCCGACGAAGGTCCCGGCCGCTACGGCAAAAAGGAAGGCAAACAAATAAATCTGCGAGCTTTGAATGGAAACGCCGAATTTATGGATGAGGTAGAAAGTGAAATAGCTCGAAATACTGGCCATATAAATATATTTCGAGAAGATCAGCAGGAGCAGAATGCCGATCGACACCACCACTTTCGTCTTTGAAATGGCATTCTCCCGTACGACAGGGCCGCTTGCCTTCCTAACAACCATAGCCAGGTTTTGCTTGTACCAGCCACCCACCCACGACAGGATAACAATCGCCAGCAAGGCTACCAGCGAAAACCAGATTACCTGAAAACGGCCATAAGGCAACAATATCAAGGCCGCCAGCAGCGGCCCGAGCGAACTGCCCGCATTACCACCTACCTGAAACAGCGACTGCGCCATCCCATGCTTCCCCCCGGATGCCATACGTGCTACCCGCGACGCTTCCGGATGGAAAACCGCCGATCCGACACCAATCAAACCTACCGAAAGCAGTACAATATGGAAGCTGTTTGCCATGGAAAGCGAAACGAGCCCCAGCAATGTAAAACACATGCCAACCGCCAGGGCATATGGCTGGGGCCTTTTATCCGTAAATGACCCTACAAGCGGTTGGAAAACCGACGCACTGACCTGGAATGTAAAGGTAATGAGCCCGATCTGTGAAAAGCTGAGGTTGAACGACTCCTTCACCATCGGGTAAATCGACGGGATGAGCGATTGCATGGTGTCGTTCAGCAAGTGTGAGAAACTCAGTGCCAGAAGGATCGGGAATACAGTCTGGGAGGCCGGAACCGGCGCGGCGGAACCGGCCGGGGAACTTTGGTCAAAACTTTTCATAGGCAATCGAAATACCCCCGACTTCCTATTTATGGAAGTCGGGGCCCAAAAAGAATGACAAAGGTATCGATTCCTGTTCGCATTATGGCCAGAAACCAAATAAAATGCTATTTACGATAAATAGTCGTAGCAGTAGATTGCGCTCCCGCCAGAATGGTGATGTCGGCAATCGTAACGCGGTCCGGCGCATTGACGGCGTAAAGAATGGCGTCGGCAATGTCGCTTGCCTGCAAGGGATCAAAGCCCTGGTATACCTTATCGGCCCGCTCCTCGTCGCCTTTAAAGCGCACCAGGGAAAACTCGGTTTCTACCGCACCTGGCGCGACATTGGTCGTTTTAATGCCATGCTGGGTCAGTTCGAGGCGCATTCCCTCGCTGATCACCTCTACTGCCGCTTTGGACGCACAGTATACCGCGCCGTTCACGTAAGTTTGCTTACCGGCAATCGAGCTGATGTTCACGATATGCCCTTTTCCGCGTTCCAAAAGCAGCGGGATAACGGCCTTCGAAACGTAAAGAAGCCCTTTGACATTGCCATCGATCATCGCGTCCCAGTCATCGGTATCGCCTTCATCGATTGTGCCCAGGCCGTGCGCATTGCCGGCATTGTTGACCAGAATATCGATATTTTTCCACTCATCGGGCAGCGACCCGACTGCCGCTAGCACTGCACCTTTATCGCGAACGTCGAATATGAGTGTGGTTACTTTTACTTTTGAAGACAGTTCGGCAGCGACTTCATCGAGGCGCTCCTGGCGGCGGCCGCACAAAATAAGGTCTATTCCGGCAGCGGCGAATGCATCCGCCGTAGCCTTACCGATACCGGACGTGGCTCCGGTAATAAATGCAATACGGGACATTGAGTTAAATGGTGTGGCGTGAATTACTTTTTGTTTTTCGGAATATTAAGGCTGCTGAATTCACCCTTTTCCAGTTGTGCGGCCTGGCTGAACAGCTGGACGGCCTGCCGGTAAACATTATCCGTCGGGTTCAGCACCTGGAACACCTCGTTGTTTAACCCGCTTTTCTGCTTTCTGCCCCACACATAACGACCGATGATTGCCTTCGTTTGCGAGGTAATGAGCGGTTTGGAAAGGTTCAGTTCCTTTTCATTGGGTTTAATGCCCGCTTTCGATGCGTCTTTGACGAGCTCGGCCACCATGGCGTCGGTTACCTGGAACGACTTCAGGAATTCTTTGAAAGGCTGCTTTTCAAGCCGTTTCTGATTCTCGTTGGCATACCGTAAAGCATATTCACGGATAATATTCTTCGAATACAATTCAAAAAGGTATTTGCTGTTCAGCAAAGTATCCTTCGGAACAAAAATGTCGGGCGTAATGCCGCCGCCACCGTACACGATCCGACCACCGTCGGTTTTGTAAACTTTGCTCTTATCGAATTTAATGCTGTCGGCATTGAACAGCTCGCCGCTTTCGTAGCGGTGAGCCAGGTCCTGGCTGTAATCTTCGCCCTTACCCAATTCGTAGGGCTTCTGAATGCTGCGGCCGCTCGGCGTGTAGTAGCGTGAAATCGTCAACCTCAATTCCGAGCCGTCGGACAGTTTGATCGGCATTTGTACGAGGCCTTTTCCGTAAGACCTTCTTCCGACAACCAACGCGCGGTCGTGGTCCTGCAATGCGCCTGCAAGGATCTCGGAGGCGGATGCGCTGCCTTCGTCGACCAGCACGATCAGCGGCCCCTGCTCAAAGAGACCCTCCACATGCGAACGCGTCTTGCGGTCGAAACGGCTGTCTTTTCCTTCGGTGTAAACAAGCAGCTTATCGCCAGCGATAAACTCGTCGGCCATGCTTGTGGCGCGCTCCATATACCCTCCCGGGTTGCCGCGGAGGTCGAGAATGAGGTTTTTCAAACCCTCGGCCTTCAATGTTTTCAGGGCGGACTTAAATTCGTCGTAAGTGGTTTCCGAAAAACGGCTCACTTTGATATAACCTATTTCCTGGTCCACCATATAGGCCGCATCCACCGAGAAAGTAGGAATGCGGTCGCGGACCACCGAGAAGTTCATTCTATCCTTCAATCCGACCCGCTCGATAGACAGATCGACTTTCGTACCCCGTTTTCCACGCAGCAACTTGTATACCTGCGCATTGGTAACGCCGGGGCCGGACAGGTTTTCTTTATTAACGGAAATGATACGGTCGCCGCTCTGGATACCCGCCGCTTCCGAAGGCCCTCCGCTCAAAGGCGTAACCACATACACGGTGTCGTTATAAATATTGAACTCCACGCCGATGCCGTCGAAGCCTGATTCGAGTTGCGACCTCGCCGCGGTAGCCTCTTCCGCATTGAAATAGGCAGTGTGCGGATCGAGCTTTTCGAGCATTTTGGAAATCGAGAAATCGACCAGCTCTTCGGTATTTACCGAATCCACATAGTTGTTTTCGACCAGCATTAAAACTTCCCTGAACTTGCCGTAACCCTTCGCGACGTCGGATAGCTTCTTCCCGCCACTGAAAAACGTACTTCCCAGCAGCACACCAGCCGCCAGCGTGATCGCAATGATGATGGGCAAACGAACTACGGATTTCGAGTTCTGAATCGGAGGCTGAGGTCTTTCTGAGTTCATACCTGTTGGAATTAGGAGTATGGCTGGCGCCGGAGAAATTGCCTATTTCCCCAACGTGAATTAAATAATTTTGGTTGCCTAATGCAAATGAATGCAGCGTGTTAACAGACCAACGACACGGATTTCTAGATAAATGCCTTCAACGACTCGGGATTACGCATGGTATCGATATTAATGCATTTCGCCGGATCCTGCCCCATCAGTATCCGCTTCATCGGCGCTTCCATTTTTTTGCCGTTGATCGTGTAGGGAATATCGCTCACCTGCTCGATTGTGTCCGGAACGTGCCGCGGGCTGTATTGCGTCCGCAATGTGTCCCTGATCTGCTGTTTCAGCTCGTCGGTCAGTTCCTTATCTTTCGCCAAAACGACAAACAGCGATATGGTGCCCTCTCCATTCGATTTTTCGAGATAAACGGCCAGACTATCCTTCACATCCGGAATACTTTCCACCGCCCGGTATATCTCCGCCGTCCCGATGCGCACGCCGCCGCGGTTCAGGGTAGCATCGGATCGCCCGTAAATGATGACCGATTTCCGGTCCGTGATTTTGATCCAGTCGCCGTGCCGCCACACATGCGGGTACATTTCAAAATAGCTGGACAAGTATTTTTCGTCATGATCATCGTTCCAGAAGTAAATGGGCATCGACGGCATGGGCTGTGTGATGACCATTTCGCCCAATTCATTCAAAACAGACCGGCCGTTTTCATCGAACGCTTCGATTTTAGCACCCAGCATCCGGCACTGGATTTCTCCCGCATACACGGGGAGCAGCGGACAACCGCCTACGAACGCGCTGCACACGTCTGTGCCTCCGCTCAACGAGATCAGCCACACATCCTTTTTGACTTGCCTGTAAATCCATTCAAACGCCTCGGGTGGCAATGGCGAGCCTGTCGAACCGATCGTTTCCAGATGGTTTAATCGCTCGGAACTAATGCTGACGCCGCTTTTCATCGAAGCGATATAGAATGCCGCTCCGCTGCCAAAATGCGTAATACGGGCCTTTTCGGCCAATGTCCAGAGCACTTGCGACGATGGATAGGCCGGTGCGCCGTCGTACAGCACCAGTGTGGCTCCGCACAGCAACGAACTCAGCGCATAATTCCACATCATCCAGCCGGTTGTCGAGTACCAGAAATAACGGTCGCCGGGCTTTACATTCTGATGTAAAATCAGCGCCTTCATATGCTCGATCAGGCAACCGCCGACGCTATGGGTAATAGCTTTGGGCTTCGCCGTCGTTCCGGAAGAATAGAGGACCCAGATCGGATGGTCGAATGGCACGGGCTCGAAGTCGATTCCGGAATTTTCGAAATGCAGAATATCGTCCCACGAGGTAAACCGGTCGGGACGGGTTTCCGAAAATATATTGTTGATCAGCACCGTGTCTCCGACGGTGGGAAGCGATGCGTGCAGCTCACCGGCGAACGAGGTAATGTCGTAGACTTTGCCATTGTAAAAATACCCGTCTACAGTAAACAAAACCTTTGGCTCGATTTGCGAAAAACGTTCGGTTATCGCGGGTTTTCCAAAGTCCGGCGAACAGGACGACCAAACTGCGCCTACCGCATTCGTAGCCAGGAATGCGACTATTGCTTCCGGAATATTGGGTAATACGGCCGCCACACGATCGCCCGGCTTCACTCCGCGCTGTTTCAACCAGGTGGAAACGGCCGCGACCTGCCCTTCGAGCGTGTCCCAGGAGATTTCGACAAGCTCCGATTTTTCAGACTGAAAGAGGATCGCCGGCCTGTCCTTTGTTTTGTTTCTGAAAATGTGCTCCGCATAGTTCAGCTTCGAGCGGGTGAACCAGCGTGTGCCGATAAAGCCGCTTACCGGCCGTTGCAGCACTTCCAGATACAGGTCGTGCGATTTGATATTGAAGTTATTCCAGAGACTTTCCCAGAAATCTTCCAGGTCGGTAACCGACCATTCCCAAAGATCGTGATAAGAACGGAAATAGAGCCCTTTTTTGACAAACAGCCAGTCCATGTACTTTTTCAGATTGGACTGTTCCAACAGGGTCCTCCCCGGTTTCCACAAAGGTTGCGCCTGCGCCTCAGCTGACATAATGCACTTGTTAATGAAGGTTTAGTTAGGGAAAATGCCCATTTTCGGCCGCATTTCTCTGATAGTACTTATAAACGTTCCTGTTGCATTTTTGGCATAAACACTTCCAAAAATATTTTCTCGCAAAATTCCCGTATCTTTGCAGGCTATTTTTTTCTAACACTAAGTACTCTGACCATCAGATACGTTGGCTAACCAGTTTTAGTGGCAATGCATACCATTCTGTGCGAATTAATGCACTAATCGGTTACAAGGTAAATTTGTAAAGAGGAAATAAATCCAGTAGTGATACTGCATTCCTGATGAGAAACAGAAACAATTCCAGAGGCGGCAACAGCTCCCGCCCGTCGGCCGGAGGCTCCAAAGATGGAGGCGGCTACTTCAAACGCACAAAGCCGGAAGTGGAAAGCCGGTTCAGCAAGCCCAGCATTAAAAAATCCAGCCTGCGTTTTTCAGCGCCTGCCGAAAACAAGGGCCAGAAAGCACGTCCCAGCTTCGATCATGAAAGGTCCCGCGATGAGCGTTCCGGCTATGATAAACCGGGCTTCACCAGGCCGGATTTCAAGAAATGGGACAAAGGCGGTAACGATCGCCCCTTCCGCCGCGAAGGTGATTCTGCCGAACGCGGTTTTAAAAAGGATTTTGGTAAAAAAGATTTCCGTTCCGGTGACCGTCCTGAAAGACCGGGCTTCGGCGGAGACCGCAACCGTGAGTTCAAACCCCGGTTCGACAGAGATAATGACGAGCGAGAGTTCAGGCCACGCCCTGAAAGAGACGCGCGTGATTTCAAATCGCGGCCCGAAAGAGGCAATGGCGATCGTGAATTCAAACCACGTTTTGAAAGGGACGACCGCGATTTCAAACCGCGTGGTGAGCGGCCGGGCCAGGATAGGCCGGGGCGTTCATTCGACCGGAACGAAGGTCCGTTCAAAAAAAAGAAGATAGGGACGATAAACCCTATCGCTCCCGTTTTCAGGACGATGAGCAGGAAGACCGCAGTGGGCTGGAAAGGCGCGTAGGCCGTTATGAAACCGCACCACGCTATAATCTCGACAACTACGAGCATAAGAAAAAGCCGGCGGCGAGGCATAAAGAGAAGGACGAAAGCAACGAGATCCGCCTCAACCGTTACATCGCCAACGCGGGCATTTGCTCCCGCCGTGAGGCCGATGACCTGATATCTTCGGGTCAGATTTCCGTTAACGGCAAGATCATCACTGAAATGGGCTACAAAGTAAAGCCCACCGACGTGGTGAAATACGGCAAAAAGGCATTGAACCCGGAGAAAATGGTGTACATCCTGATCAATAAACCGAAGGATTACATCACGACAACCGACGATCCCGAAGAACGCAAAACCGTCCTCGACCTGATTGCGGGCGCATGCTCGGAGCGCGTGTATCCCGTAGGCCGCCTCGACCGTAATACGACCGGCCTGCTTTTGCTTACCAATGACGGTGAACTCGCCGAGAAACTGACGCATCCGTCGAGCGGAATCAAGAAAATCTATCAGGCCGAACTAGATAAACCCATCACTACCGAGGACTTCGAGCGGCTTCAAGCCGGCCTGGAACTGGAAGACGGCTTCATCCGCCCCGACGAAGTGGGTATCGTTACGCCCGACGCCTATGTCGTAGGCCTGGAAATTCACAGCGGCCGCAACCGCATCGTTCGCCGCATGTTCGAGCATTTGGGTTACGAAGTCCAGAAACTCGACCGTACCGTTTTCGCCGGTTTGAACAAAAAAGACCTGCCCAGAGGAAAATGGCGCTTCCTGACGGAGAAAGAGGTGATTAAGCTGAAATTCCTGCTTTGATTCACAAAGCATTGAAAACAAGAAGGGCTGCGATGGTGATCATCGCAGCCCTTCGCTTATTTATACATTAGATTGAAATTACAATCTGAATCCGAATGAGTAGATATCGTAAGGAGCATCGGGATAAAGTCCTTCGAATTGTACCATCGAATCTTCTTTACCCGCGATCGCCGCTTCGAATTCCTTTACAGTTTTTACGGTTTTACCATTGACTTTGGTGATAATAAACCCTTCTTCCACTTGCGAGCGCGCGAACTTGCCGCCTTCGATCGACAACACTTTCACACCACCATCGATTTTGTAGCGTGACAGTCTTTGTTTCTCCTGGTCGGTCAGGTTCCCGAACTGCGCTCCGAGTGAGCTCATTACCGCGGCCGCTTCGTCTCTCTTGATGATTTCAGAGCCGCCTGCGCGGTTACGCAACGTAACGGTCAGCTCTTTTTCTTTACCGTCGCGGTTAATGGTCAGGTTCACTTTATCGCCGGGTTTGTGCAGGCCGATCGATTGCTGCAATTCAGGGATCGAGTGGATATTTACACCATCCACTTTCACAATCACGTCACCCTTGTTGACGCCACCTGCTTTCGCGGCACTGTTTTCGGTGAAATCGCGGACGTACACACCGTCGCTTACTTTGACACCGTATTCTTCCGCTTTTCTGCTATCGAGGTCGTCGAGGGAAATACCTAGATAACCACGTTGTACATTACCGAACTTGATCAGGTCGCTGGACACCTTTTTCACAATGCTCGAAGGCACTGCGAATGCGTAACCGGCGAAGCTACCCGTAGGGCTTGCAATCGCGGTGTTGATACCGATCAGCTCACCTTTCAGGTTCACCAATGCGCCACCACTGTTTCCGGGGTTCACGACGGCGTCGGTCTGGATAAAAGATTCCAGTGGCGAATCACCGGGAGCAGAAGAAGTCGGCTGCATCTGGTTACGGCGCGATTGGCCGATAATACCCAGGCCACGGCCTTTGGCGCTCACAATACCGGCAGTAACGGTCGACTCAAGGTTGAAAGGGTTACCAACGGCAACCACCCACTCCCCTACTTTCACGGCATCCG harbors:
- a CDS encoding SDR family NAD(P)-dependent oxidoreductase, giving the protein MSRIAFITGATSGIGKATADAFAAAGIDLILCGRRQERLDEVAAELSSKVKVTTLIFDVRDKGAVLAAVGSLPDEWKNIDILVNNAGNAHGLGTIDEGDTDDWDAMIDGNVKGLLYVSKAVIPLLLERGKGHIVNISSIAGKQTYVNGAVYCASKAAVEVISEGMRLELTQHGIKTTNVAPGAVETEFSLVRFKGDEERADKVYQGFDPLQASDIADAILYAVNAPDRVTIADITILAGAQSTATTIYRK
- a CDS encoding S41 family peptidase — translated: MNSERPQPPIQNSKSVVRLPIIIAITLAAGVLLGSTFFSGGKKLSDVAKGYGKFREVLMLVENNYVDSVNTEELVDFSISKMLEKLDPHTAYFNAEEATAARSQLESGFDGIGVEFNIYNDTVYVVTPLSGGPSEAAGIQSGDRIISVNKENLSGPGVTNAQVYKLLRGKRGTKVDLSIERVGLKDRMNFSVVRDRIPTFSVDAAYMVDQEIGYIKVSRFSETTYDEFKSALKTLKAEGLKNLILDLRGNPGGYMERATSMADEFIAGDKLLVYTEGKDSRFDRKTRSHVEGLFEQGPLIVLVDEGSASASEILAGALQDHDRALVVGRRSYGKGLVQMPIKLSDGSELRLTISRYYTPSGRSIQKPYELGKGEDYSQDLAHRYESGELFNADSIKFDKSKVYKTDGGRIVYGGGGITPDIFVPKDTLLNSKYLFELYSKNIIREYALRYANENQKRLEKQPFKEFLKSFQVTDAMVAELVKDASKAGIKPNEKELNLSKPLITSQTKAIIGRYVWGRKQKSGLNNEVFQVLNPTDNVYRQAVQLFSQAAQLEKGEFSSLNIPKNKK
- a CDS encoding acetoacetate--CoA ligase, whose product is MSAEAQAQPLWKPGRTLLEQSNLKKYMDWLFVKKGLYFRSYHDLWEWSVTDLEDFWESLWNNFNIKSHDLYLEVLQRPVSGFIGTRWFTRSKLNYAEHIFRNKTKDRPAILFQSEKSELVEISWDTLEGQVAAVSTWLKQRGVKPGDRVAAVLPNIPEAIVAFLATNAVGAVWSSCSPDFGKPAITERFSQIEPKVLFTVDGYFYNGKVYDITSFAGELHASLPTVGDTVLINNIFSETRPDRFTSWDDILHFENSGIDFEPVPFDHPIWVLYSSGTTAKPKAITHSVGGCLIEHMKALILHQNVKPGDRYFWYSTTGWMMWNYALSSLLCGATLVLYDGAPAYPSSQVLWTLAEKARITHFGSGAAFYIASMKSGVSISSERLNHLETIGSTGSPLPPEAFEWIYRQVKKDVWLISLSGGTDVCSAFVGGCPLLPVYAGEIQCRMLGAKIEAFDENGRSVLNELGEMVITQPMPSMPIYFWNDDHDEKYLSSYFEMYPHVWRHGDWIKITDRKSVIIYGRSDATLNRGGVRIGTAEIYRAVESIPDVKDSLAVYLEKSNGEGTISLFVVLAKDKELTDELKQQIRDTLRTQYSPRHVPDTIEQVSDIPYTINGKKMEAPMKRILMGQDPAKCINIDTMRNPESLKAFI
- a CDS encoding pseudouridine synthase, whose protein sequence is MGYKVKPTDVVKYGKKALNPEKMVYILINKPKDYITTTDDPEERKTVLDLIAGACSERVYPVGRLDRNTTGLLLLTNDGELAEKLTHPSSGIKKIYQAELDKPITTEDFERLQAGLELEDGFIRPDEVGIVTPDAYVVGLEIHSGRNRIVRRMFEHLGYEVQKLDRTVFAGLNKKDLPRGKWRFLTEKEVIKLKFLL
- a CDS encoding Do family serine endopeptidase, with the translated sequence MKTNWKGLVLVGLISSASTVAGLKLLGPDSDRDVIFKEAPAESLARFTSAGAPAGAPGDFVYAAEATTPTVVHIKSISTRQAYRGQQIPDIFRDFFGDDFGSPRGPQQSEATGSGVIITNDGYIVTNNHVVEGAQELEVTLHNKSKFRAKIIGTDPSTDIAVIKIEGKDLPAVTLGNSDAVKVGEWVVAVGNPFNLESTVTAGIVSAKGRGLGIIGQSRRNQMQPTSSAPGDSPLESFIQTDAVVNPGNSGGALVNLKGELIGINTAIASPTGSFAGYAFAVPSSIVKKVSSDLIKFGNVQRGYLGISLDDLDSRKAEEYGVKVSDGVYVRDFTENSAAKAGGVNKGDVIVKVDGVNIHSIPELQQSIGLHKPGDKVNLTINRDGKEKELTVTLRNRAGGSEIIKRDEAAAVMSSLGAQFGNLTDQEKQRLSRYKIDGGVKVLSIEGGKFARSQVEEGFIITKVNGKTVKTVKEFEAAIAGKEDSMVQFEGLYPDAPYDIYSFGFRL